CATCGATATTGATCATACTCTCGACCATGATACGGCCTCTGATAACCTTTTGCAGTGTAGCTTTCGAAGTATCCGGCACGATTTCGGTATAGACTTTGTCGCCTCGTTTGAGGATGCCGAAAGCGATGGTTTTACCGCCCGCTCCGCGCCCGAGTTTACCTCGGATGCGCTTTGCACCGAAATAGGATTCGTCTAATTCTACGGTGCCGCAGAAAGGCGTGTGCTGTTTGTATTCGTCAGTTAAGCGCCGGCACAATTTCAGGTACAGGCTTGTTGATGCTTCTGGCACTGATTTCTGTCAGTTTGGCGGTATCGGAAGTGGTCCAAATTGAAGGCGAAAAGCCGCAGGATCTGACGGAATTTGGGCTCGGTAATTTTACTGAACTTTTGGTACTTGTTTTTAATAGGCATATCAGAAGCTTATCATCATTTTTGCTGATTTTGCTTCCTAAGCTCCTTCTCAAAAAAAACCAAATGGGCATTCAAGTAAAAAAATGAAAGTGTAAACAACGCTAGATTTTGCTACACACACCAAAGTAACCGATCAGCGGAATTATCTGTTTGTTGCCATTGACGATTTTTCGCACGAATTGTATGTAGTCATTTTTTCTGACCGTATCGCAATCAGTGCAGCCAAGCTTCTGCTGCGCGATATGGTTGACTGCTGTCCGTATACGATAGAGTGCGTTTATTCCGACAATGGAGCTGAGTACAAAGGTAGTGTCAACCATTCGTTCGGCATCGTCTGTCATGCGAAACCCTGTTGTGTAAACAACGCGGCTATTTCCAACATATAATATGCCAAATGTCAGCGAATTTGCCTATTTTCGTATCAATCGCAGTATGAGTTTTGCAGACAGGCCAAACCATATTAATGGGATTGAGAACTTTGGACGCCAGGCGAAATATCATTTGTGTAAATTGAACGGCATTCTCGAGAGTCTATTTCGAGTTGCATTTGAAGAAGAATGAGTGGTGCTTTAACCAAATGAAATAAATTCCCAATTAGGTGTTTTAAAATAACTGGGTAAGAGAGAGTTGAGCCTAATTGTTTGGCGGAGTAGGAGGGATTCGAACCCTCGATCCAGGTTTTAGCCCAGATGCACCCTTAGCAGGGGTGTGCCTTCAGCCTCTCAGCCACTACTCCGTAAAGAAGCGTGAACTATAAACAAGTCTGTTTGGGGTGTCAAGCAGGTTGGTGGTTTTTAGGCCGTCTGAAAATTAAGTTTTTGAATTTCATTTAAATTCATTTTAATTGGGCTTTGGCCGTGTTGCAGCCGGCTTTATTTAAGCTCAGTATGGCCGGATAGAGCCTGTTTCATCACGCTCACGGTTTCGCCATTATACGGCCGTTTTTCAATTTCGCGCCAGCCGTGGCGGGCGTATAAAGGCTGCATATCCGGCGTGTAGAGATACAGTTCGCGAATGCCGGTTTGCCGCGGTATTCGGGCAGCACAAACACATCGCCCAGCCAGTATTCGTATTGCGGCAGCGAAGCGATGTCATGGCGTTTCAGGGCCGCGCTGCCGAGCAGGGCGCCGCTTGGGCCGACTGCTACGAATGCTTGCGGCAAATCGTTGCCGCGCAGGCATTTTTGATAGTAGGCACGGATTTTTTCAAGCGACGACCACGGGGCGAAGCCGTGCCACTCGGCGAACAGAGCGTTTGCCAGCGGCTCGATATGTTGGGGGTAGCGAGATAAAGGGAAAACAGCAGCGGTCATGGTTTTTAAATGAAAAGATTATATTTTTTCGGCCACGATAAACAAACGCGGAAACGGCAGCAGCACGCAGCCATCAGCCTGAACGGGATAGGCTTGGTGCAGGGCGTCGGTGTAGTCTGCTAAAAAATATTGTTGGTCGTGTGGCTCGAGCAGGTTTAGAAACGGCCGCAGGGCGGTGGATTGAAACCATTCGGTGATGTGTTTCACGCTCGGCATAACATGGTAATAGGTGGTGCGCCAGATATCGGCACGGCAGCCGGAACGGGTGAGGATATCGTAATAGGCGGAAACATCGGGTAGGGCATCGCGGTTTTGCAGGGCAGCCATGGCTTGCCGCCAACGGGGTTGGGCGGCGGTTTCGCGCATCAGGCGGTGTGCGGGTTCTTCCAAGTTGTCGGGCATTTGCACGGCCAGCACGCCGTTCGGGGCAAGTTGCGCTAAGAGCCTGGGCAGCAGGCGTTCGTGGTTGCCCGTCCATTGCAGCGAGGCGTTGGCGAAGATAAGGTCGGGCGGGGCATCGGCTTGCCACCGGATAAGGTCGGCTTCGACAAAGCGGCATTGGGGCAGGCGTTGCTGTGCTGCGGCTATCATGGCGGGCGAGTTGTCGATGCCGCAGATATCGGCCTGCGGCCATGTTTGCAGCAGCAAGTCGGTGCTGTTGCCTGATCCGCAACCCAAATCTGCGGCACGGCGTACGGGGCGGTTGGCAATGCGTGCCAGCAGTTCGGCGGCCGGGCGGGTGCGCTCGGCTTCGAAGCGGCGGTAGAGTTCGGGGTTCCAATCGGCCATTGGCGTTTCCTTTATGTGGCGTGATTGTGAAAGAAAAAGCCGTGCAGAAAATGCTGCACGGCTTTTTCAGACGGCTTGATTACATGCGTTCGATCATGGCTTTGCCGAAAGCGGAGCAGGATACTTCGTTGGCACCGTCCATCAGGCGGGCGAAGTCGTAGGTAACCTGTTTGTCGCCGATGGCTTTTTCCATGGATTCGATAACCAAATCGGCGGCTTCTTTCCAGCCCAGATGGCGCAGCATCATTTCGGCAGACAGAATCAGCGAACCGGGGTTCACTTTATCTTGGCCGGCGTATTTCGGCGCGGTGCCGTGGGTGGCTTCGAATACGGCGTATTGGTCGGAAATATTGGCGCCCGGGGCGATACCGATGCCGCCTACTTGGGCTGCCAGCGCGTCGGAGATGTAGTCGCCGTTGAGGTTGAGGGTGGCGATTACGTCGTATTCTGCGGGGCGCAATACGATTTGTTGCAGGAAGGCGTCGGCAATGGCGTCTTTAACGATGATTTCTTTGCCGGTTTTCGGGTTTTTGAATTTGCACCACGGGCCGCCGTCGATCAGCTCGGCGCCGAATTCTTTTTGAGCCAGCTCGTAGCCCCAGTCGCGGAAGCCGCCTTCGGTAAACTTCATGATGTTGCCTTTGTGTACCAAAGTTACGCTGTCGCGGTCGTTGTCGATGGCGTATTGGATGGCGGCGCGCACCAGGCGGGTGGTGCCTTCTTTAGATACGGGCTTGATGCCGATGCCTGAAGTGGCGGGGAAGCGGATTTTTTTCACGCCCATTTCGTTTTGCAGGAAAGCGATCACTTTTTTAGCGGCTTCGCTTTCGGCTTCCCATTCGATACCGGCATAAATATCTTCGGTGTTTTCACGGAAAATCACCATATCGGTTTTGCTCGGGTCTTTCAGCGGAGAAGGCACGCCGTTGAAATAGCGCACGGGGCGCACGCATTGGTATAAATCCAGCTCTTGGCGCAGCGCCACGTTGAGCGAGCGGATGCCGCCGCCTACGGGGGTGGTCATCGGGCCTTTGATGGATACGGAATATTCTTTCAGGGCTTCCAGCGTTTCTTCGGGCAGCCATACGTTGTCGCCGTAAACACGGGTGGCTTTCTCGCCGGCATAAACTTCCATCCAGTGGATTTTTTTCTCGCCACCATAAGCCTTGGCTACGGCCGCATCGATTACGTTAATCATAACGGGGGTGATGTCTACGCCGATGCCGTCGCCTTCGATGAAGGGGATAATCGGGTTGTTGGGAATGGCTTGGCCGGGAACGATTTTCTGGCCTTCGGCGGGTACTTTGATATGACTCATGGTGTCTCCTGTTTTT
The sequence above is a segment of the Neisseria dentiae genome. Coding sequences within it:
- the icd gene encoding NADP-dependent isocitrate dehydrogenase: MSHIKVPAEGQKIVPGQAIPNNPIIPFIEGDGIGVDITPVMINVIDAAVAKAYGGEKKIHWMEVYAGEKATRVYGDNVWLPEETLEALKEYSVSIKGPMTTPVGGGIRSLNVALRQELDLYQCVRPVRYFNGVPSPLKDPSKTDMVIFRENTEDIYAGIEWEAESEAAKKVIAFLQNEMGVKKIRFPATSGIGIKPVSKEGTTRLVRAAIQYAIDNDRDSVTLVHKGNIMKFTEGGFRDWGYELAQKEFGAELIDGGPWCKFKNPKTGKEIIVKDAIADAFLQQIVLRPAEYDVIATLNLNGDYISDALAAQVGGIGIAPGANISDQYAVFEATHGTAPKYAGQDKVNPGSLILSAEMMLRHLGWKEAADLVIESMEKAIGDKQVTYDFARLMDGANEVSCSAFGKAMIERM
- the tam gene encoding trans-aconitate 2-methyltransferase; translated protein: MADWNPELYRRFEAERTRPAAELLARIANRPVRRAADLGCGSGNSTDLLLQTWPQADICGIDNSPAMIAAAQQRLPQCRFVEADLIRWQADAPPDLIFANASLQWTGNHERLLPRLLAQLAPNGVLAVQMPDNLEEPAHRLMRETAAQPRWRQAMAALQNRDALPDVSAYYDILTRSGCRADIWRTTYYHVMPSVKHITEWFQSTALRPFLNLLEPHDQQYFLADYTDALHQAYPVQADGCVLLPFPRLFIVAEKI